One window of the Tetragenococcus koreensis genome contains the following:
- a CDS encoding ImmA/IrrE family metallo-endopeptidase, giving the protein MVAARVPITPYVIKYYIETSNVDLEDLEKDANLKNINGWLDSSAQPTFNQLNQLSKKIKVPFGYLLLNDIQKESSSLIEYRTILNNEVDKPSRDLLETIDDMEDKQNWMRDFLIRNSYEKLNFVGKFTKKDSIQAIAKDIRKTLQLNEKWFLDCQGNKSFNYLRSKFENAGILVMQNGIVKANTHRPLNVDEFRAFVLVDEYAPLIFINSTDSNGGKIFSLFHELAHIFLGESDLFNDNNVSNPIYRNDLEVLCNNIASELCIPAPYFKELWMENTEKNVFNKIQDIAQKCKISMLAVAVKALKNKYIDEEEYYKLRSESLKYYKKEKDRKKKVGGDGINNATSRIDKRFFEFLSNDIKSGNTQYTDAYRLLNTNRKTFDKIEKLCCYD; this is encoded by the coding sequence ATGGTTGCTGCACGAGTACCAATAACTCCGTACGTTATCAAGTACTACATTGAAACAAGCAACGTTGATTTGGAAGATTTAGAAAAAGATGCCAATTTAAAAAATATTAATGGTTGGTTAGATTCATCAGCACAACCCACTTTTAATCAACTCAATCAGTTAAGCAAAAAAATCAAAGTCCCCTTTGGCTATCTTTTATTAAATGACATTCAAAAGGAGTCCTCTTCTCTAATTGAATATAGAACAATTTTAAATAATGAAGTAGATAAACCAAGCAGGGACCTTTTGGAAACAATAGACGACATGGAAGATAAACAAAATTGGATGAGAGACTTCTTAATCAGAAATAGCTACGAAAAACTTAACTTTGTAGGAAAATTTACTAAAAAAGACAGCATCCAAGCAATTGCTAAAGACATTAGAAAAACTTTGCAATTAAACGAAAAATGGTTCTTAGACTGTCAAGGCAATAAATCTTTCAATTATTTAAGAAGTAAATTTGAAAATGCTGGAATACTTGTTATGCAAAACGGAATAGTTAAGGCAAATACTCATAGGCCTTTGAATGTGGACGAATTTAGAGCTTTTGTTTTAGTTGACGAGTACGCCCCTTTAATCTTTATTAATAGTACAGATAGTAACGGCGGGAAGATTTTTTCTCTTTTTCACGAGCTAGCTCATATTTTTCTAGGTGAAAGTGATCTGTTTAATGATAATAATGTCAGTAATCCCATATACAGAAATGATTTAGAAGTATTGTGTAATAATATTGCTTCTGAATTGTGCATCCCCGCTCCTTATTTTAAAGAGTTATGGATGGAAAACACTGAAAAGAACGTATTTAATAAAATTCAGGATATTGCTCAAAAATGTAAAATTAGCATGTTAGCTGTAGCTGTTAAAGCATTAAAGAATAAATACATTGATGAAGAAGAGTACTATAAGTTAAGAAGTGAAAGTTTAAAGTACTATAAAAAAGAAAAAGACCGAAAGAAAAAAGTTGGTGGGGATGGAATCAATAATGCTACCTCTAGAATAGATAAAAGGTTCTTTGAATTTCTATCCAATGATATAAAAAGTGGTAACACCCAATATACAGATGCCTATCGATTGTTAAACACGAATAGAAAAACTTTTGATAAGATTGAAAAATTGTGTTGTTATGACTAA
- the mazE gene encoding type II toxin-antitoxin system PemI/MazE family antitoxin, whose protein sequence is MLKTKARAQGRSIVITLPAEKESTVFPGKEYLVSYGDDGTIVLFPEIEDPFADVTEGAFYESDVWENMPAVGKEALDD, encoded by the coding sequence ATGCTAAAGACAAAAGCAAGAGCTCAAGGTAGATCTATCGTGATTACCTTGCCAGCTGAAAAAGAGTCAACGGTTTTTCCTGGTAAAGAATACCTCGTGTCTTACGGGGATGATGGAACGATTGTTTTGTTTCCTGAAATTGAAGATCCGTTTGCTGATGTTACAGAAGGAGCTTTTTACGAATCAGATGTATGGGAAAATATGCCAGCAGTTGGTAAAGAGGCGCTGGATGACTAA